One window of Brachybacterium ginsengisoli genomic DNA carries:
- a CDS encoding M50 family metallopeptidase, producing the protein MLLFVLGILVIGVGLALSIALHEVGHLVPAKLFGVRVTQYMIGFGPTVFSRTRGETEYGIKAIPLGGYIRMIGMYPPHRGEPEGTIREDSTGLLQQITELSEEAKAYESSQYGPEDAHRTFVALSVPKKLVVMLGGPTMNLLISVALMVVLVCGIGLPAVTPTVQSVSQCVVPADAPADVSCEGRPEAPALAAGIRPGDTLTEIDGHPIHRWEDVTVAVRAAGDRTVPVVVERDGETLHLEATMIVDARPVLDEDGAAVRDADGKLVTEQVGFLGVAGTPDLVPQSPAQVPQMAWSAFTQTGRLVLTLPVRLWEVGQAAFGPGERDPNGPLGVVGVSRLAGEVASADQPGFELREKAGTMISMLASLNMALFVFNLIPLLPLDGGHVAGALFEGVRRFLARLRGRPDPGPVDMSRMLPLTNAVAIVFILMTVLLLYADIVKPITLFP; encoded by the coding sequence ATGCTGCTGTTCGTCCTGGGCATCCTGGTGATCGGCGTGGGCCTCGCCCTCTCGATCGCCCTGCACGAGGTGGGGCATCTGGTGCCCGCAAAGCTGTTCGGCGTGCGTGTCACGCAGTACATGATCGGCTTCGGCCCCACCGTCTTCTCCCGCACCCGCGGAGAGACGGAGTACGGCATCAAGGCGATCCCGCTGGGCGGCTACATCCGGATGATCGGGATGTATCCCCCGCACCGGGGCGAGCCCGAGGGCACCATCCGTGAGGACTCCACCGGGCTGCTCCAGCAGATCACGGAGCTGTCCGAGGAGGCGAAGGCCTACGAGTCCTCGCAGTACGGCCCGGAGGACGCCCACCGCACCTTCGTCGCGCTCTCCGTGCCGAAGAAGCTCGTGGTCATGCTGGGAGGCCCCACCATGAACCTGCTGATCTCGGTGGCGCTGATGGTGGTGCTGGTCTGCGGGATCGGGCTGCCGGCGGTGACGCCCACGGTCCAGTCGGTCTCGCAGTGCGTGGTCCCGGCGGACGCCCCGGCCGACGTCTCCTGCGAGGGCAGGCCGGAGGCCCCGGCGCTGGCGGCGGGCATCCGCCCCGGGGACACCCTGACCGAGATCGACGGCCACCCGATCCATCGCTGGGAGGACGTCACCGTCGCGGTCCGCGCGGCGGGGGACCGCACCGTCCCGGTGGTCGTCGAGCGCGACGGCGAGACCCTCCATCTCGAGGCCACGATGATCGTCGACGCACGCCCCGTGCTGGACGAGGACGGCGCCGCGGTTCGCGACGCCGACGGGAAGCTGGTCACCGAGCAGGTGGGCTTCCTCGGCGTCGCCGGCACCCCCGACCTCGTGCCGCAGTCCCCGGCGCAGGTCCCGCAGATGGCGTGGTCCGCCTTCACCCAGACCGGTCGGCTGGTCCTCACGCTGCCGGTCCGCCTGTGGGAGGTCGGCCAGGCGGCCTTCGGGCCGGGGGAGCGCGATCCCAACGGCCCGCTCGGCGTGGTGGGCGTCTCGCGCCTCGCCGGCGAGGTCGCCTCCGCGGATCAGCCCGGCTTCGAGCTGCGGGAGAAGGCCGGGACGATGATCTCGATGCTCGCCTCGCTGAACATGGCGCTGTTCGTGTTCAACCTGATCCCCCTGCTCCCGCTCGACGGCGGGCATGTCGCCGGAGCGCTGTTCGAGGGCGTGCGGAGGTTCCTGGCACGGCTGCGCGGGCGTCCGGACCCCGGCCCGGTGGACATGTCGCGCATGCTCCCGCTGACCAACGCCGTCGCGATCGTGTTCATCCTCATGACCGTCCTGCTGCTGTACGCGGACATCGTCAAGCCCATCACGCTGTTCCCCTGA
- the dxr gene encoding 1-deoxy-D-xylulose-5-phosphate reductoisomerase has translation MIGAPGRRLVLLGATGSIGTQALDVLVRHPEVARLHGLAVGGTRPDLVADQVLAHRPERVVVSAAGHAAAVEAAVHRACAAAGIPAPRIDVGADAVVELAGCLGPGDVVLNAITGSVGLLPTLAVLASGARLALANKESLVVGGHLVTDAAAPGQILPVDSEHTAIAQALAGVRHDQIDHLVVTASGGPFRGRSRAELAAVTPEQALAHPTWSMGRVITTNSATLVNKALEVIEACFQFDLPEDRVQVVVHPQSIVHSMVTLVDGSTIAQASPPDMRHAIGWALAHPEKLPGLAAPLDFTTAQSWTFEPVDEDTFDAIPLARAAHREGGGAMAVYNAVNEEAVDAFFAGDLDFLGITALIRRVLESPRRPRALAADGVEGLLAVEGWARTAARDLISSTEG, from the coding sequence GTGATCGGAGCTCCCGGGCGCCGGCTCGTCCTGCTGGGCGCGACCGGCTCCATCGGCACCCAGGCGCTGGACGTCCTGGTCCGTCACCCGGAGGTGGCGCGCCTGCACGGCCTCGCCGTCGGCGGCACCCGCCCCGATCTCGTCGCCGACCAGGTCCTCGCCCATCGTCCGGAGCGTGTCGTCGTCTCCGCGGCCGGCCACGCCGCAGCGGTCGAGGCCGCCGTGCATCGGGCCTGTGCCGCCGCGGGCATCCCCGCGCCCCGGATCGACGTGGGCGCGGACGCCGTCGTCGAGCTGGCCGGCTGCCTCGGCCCCGGCGACGTGGTGCTCAACGCCATCACGGGCTCCGTGGGCCTGCTGCCCACCCTCGCCGTCCTCGCCTCCGGCGCGCGCCTGGCGCTCGCGAACAAGGAGTCGCTCGTGGTGGGCGGCCACCTCGTCACCGATGCCGCCGCCCCGGGACAGATCCTCCCGGTGGACTCCGAGCACACCGCGATCGCGCAGGCCCTCGCCGGCGTGCGCCACGACCAGATCGACCACCTGGTGGTGACCGCCTCCGGAGGTCCCTTCCGCGGGCGCAGCCGTGCGGAGCTCGCCGCCGTGACGCCGGAGCAGGCGCTCGCCCATCCCACCTGGTCGATGGGGAGGGTGATCACCACCAACTCGGCGACCCTGGTGAACAAGGCCCTCGAGGTCATCGAGGCCTGCTTCCAGTTCGACCTCCCGGAGGACCGGGTCCAGGTGGTGGTGCACCCGCAGTCGATCGTCCACTCGATGGTCACGCTGGTCGACGGATCCACCATCGCCCAGGCCAGCCCGCCGGACATGCGCCACGCGATCGGCTGGGCGCTCGCGCACCCCGAGAAGCTCCCCGGCCTCGCCGCGCCGCTGGACTTCACCACCGCCCAGTCCTGGACCTTCGAGCCGGTCGACGAGGACACCTTCGACGCGATCCCGCTGGCCCGCGCCGCGCACCGCGAGGGCGGGGGAGCGATGGCCGTCTACAACGCCGTCAACGAGGAGGCCGTCGACGCCTTCTTCGCCGGTGATCTCGACTTCCTCGGGATCACGGCGCTAATCCGCCGGGTCCTGGAGAGTCCGCGGCGACCGCGCGCGCTCGCGGCCGACGGCGTCGAGGGCCTGCTCGCCGTCGAGGGGTGGGCGCGCACCGCCGCCCGCGACCTGATCTCCTCCACGGAGGGCTGA
- a CDS encoding DivIVA domain-containing protein, whose protein sequence is MSTSFERVSRFSVGYDMREVDEFLSRARTAYEGRDPAFSGGDITAASFGTERGGYDMRVVDEALDRLSDAFALQARDDAVAEHGEETWVAQLTERAEVLKERLERPAGDRFSPAAQGEPAYDKGDVDALCDQLVAYFTDGHPMSVDDVRRAAFSRRRGPDGYREAVVDVYLDHVADVMASVP, encoded by the coding sequence GTGAGCACATCGTTCGAGCGTGTCTCTCGTTTCAGCGTCGGATACGACATGCGCGAGGTCGACGAGTTCCTCTCCCGCGCCCGCACCGCCTATGAGGGCCGTGACCCCGCCTTCTCCGGCGGCGACATCACCGCAGCGAGCTTCGGCACCGAGCGCGGCGGCTATGACATGCGCGTCGTCGACGAGGCGCTGGACCGCCTCTCCGACGCCTTCGCGCTCCAGGCACGCGATGACGCGGTCGCCGAGCACGGCGAGGAGACCTGGGTCGCCCAGCTCACCGAGCGCGCCGAGGTCCTCAAGGAGCGGCTGGAGCGCCCGGCGGGCGACCGCTTCTCCCCGGCCGCCCAGGGCGAGCCGGCCTACGACAAGGGCGACGTGGACGCCCTGTGCGATCAGCTGGTCGCCTACTTCACCGACGGTCACCCCATGAGCGTGGATGACGTGCGCCGTGCCGCCTTCAGCCGCCGTCGCGGCCCGGACGGCTACCGCGAGGCCGTGGTCGACGTCTACCTCGATCATGTCGCGGACGTGATGGCCTCCGTTCCGTGA
- a CDS encoding DivIVA domain-containing protein: MDVRFTPVRFAAGYEMAEVDDFLDRCEKALASGDGSVTAETVLGARFRQTRFSEAYDTDEVDQFLDDVLAPQFRDAAAPAAASREPAPSGEARPRPADAPAAGSGGPVPHPAEQRGFLSRLFGRR; encoded by the coding sequence ATGGACGTCCGCTTCACCCCCGTCCGCTTCGCCGCGGGCTATGAGATGGCCGAGGTCGACGACTTCCTGGACCGCTGCGAGAAGGCGCTCGCCTCCGGGGACGGCTCGGTCACGGCCGAGACGGTGCTCGGGGCCCGCTTCCGCCAGACCCGCTTCAGCGAGGCCTACGACACCGACGAGGTCGACCAGTTCCTCGATGACGTCCTGGCTCCGCAGTTCCGCGACGCCGCTGCACCGGCAGCAGCGTCCCGGGAGCCCGCTCCGTCGGGAGAGGCTCGGCCGCGTCCGGCTGATGCCCCGGCGGCCGGCTCCGGCGGCCCCGTGCCGCATCCCGCCGAGCAGCGAGGGTTCCTCTCGCGGCTGTTCGGTCGCCGCTGA
- the rlmN gene encoding 23S rRNA (adenine(2503)-C(2))-methyltransferase RlmN — protein sequence MTTPEEPTRRPDTSTPVALSTNPDLSREAVPGQKIALAPGQLQMKPSRRGKPPVHLADMTLAERKTAVEEMGLPGFRAKQLSVHYFEHFTTDPEDLTDIPKDRRDELVEKFFPPLLTQVSRQSADHGATQKFLWQLFDGPMVESVLMRYSDRNTLCISSEAGCGMNCPFCATGQMGLTRNLSAAEILEQVRIANKMLASGELPGGTGRVNNIVFMGMGEPLANYRPVATVCRRLNAPAPEGFGMGARHITVSTVGLAPAVRKLTAEKIPVTLAVSLHAPDDALRNELVPINTRFDVDEILDAAWEYFETTGRRVSIEYALIRDINDQQHRAQLLADRLIAKGGAHWVHVNPIPLNPVKGSKWTASDPRVEKIFVETLRDNGISATIRDTRGSDIDGACGQLAAEVIESDTHRADREARVARVEAVAAARGGDGEEL from the coding sequence ATGACCACTCCCGAGGAGCCGACCAGGCGCCCCGACACGTCCACCCCGGTGGCGCTGTCCACCAACCCCGACCTCTCCCGCGAGGCGGTGCCCGGCCAGAAGATCGCCCTGGCTCCCGGCCAGCTGCAGATGAAACCCTCCCGCCGCGGGAAGCCGCCGGTGCACCTCGCGGACATGACGCTCGCGGAGCGGAAGACCGCCGTCGAGGAGATGGGACTGCCGGGCTTCCGCGCCAAGCAGCTCTCGGTGCACTACTTCGAGCACTTCACCACCGATCCCGAGGACCTCACGGACATCCCCAAGGACCGCCGGGACGAGCTGGTGGAGAAGTTCTTCCCGCCGCTGCTGACCCAGGTCTCCCGGCAGTCCGCCGACCACGGCGCCACCCAGAAGTTCCTGTGGCAGCTGTTCGACGGGCCGATGGTCGAGTCGGTGCTGATGCGCTACAGCGACCGCAACACCCTGTGCATCTCCTCGGAGGCGGGGTGCGGCATGAACTGCCCCTTCTGCGCCACCGGCCAGATGGGCCTGACCCGCAACCTCTCCGCCGCCGAGATCCTCGAGCAGGTGCGCATCGCCAACAAGATGCTGGCCAGCGGCGAGCTGCCCGGCGGCACGGGCCGCGTGAACAACATCGTCTTCATGGGGATGGGGGAGCCGCTGGCGAACTACCGCCCCGTGGCGACCGTGTGCCGTCGCCTGAACGCCCCGGCCCCCGAGGGGTTCGGCATGGGCGCCCGCCACATCACCGTCTCCACCGTGGGCCTGGCCCCGGCGGTCCGCAAGCTCACCGCGGAGAAGATCCCGGTCACCCTCGCCGTCTCGCTCCACGCGCCGGACGACGCCCTGCGCAACGAGCTGGTCCCGATCAACACCCGTTTCGACGTGGACGAGATCCTCGACGCCGCCTGGGAGTACTTCGAGACCACGGGGCGTCGCGTGAGCATCGAGTACGCGCTGATCCGCGACATCAACGATCAGCAGCACCGGGCCCAGCTGCTCGCCGACCGCCTCATCGCCAAGGGAGGCGCGCACTGGGTGCACGTGAACCCGATCCCGCTGAATCCGGTCAAGGGCTCGAAGTGGACCGCCTCGGATCCCCGGGTGGAGAAGATCTTCGTGGAGACCCTGCGGGACAACGGCATCTCCGCGACCATCCGTGACACCCGCGGCTCGGACATCGACGGCGCCTGCGGACAGCTCGCCGCCGAGGTCATCGAGTCCGACACCCATCGCGCCGACCGTGAGGCGCGGGTCGCGCGGGTCGAGGCCGTCGCCGCCGCACGTGGCGGAGACGGAGAGGAGCTCTGA